The Pontibacter pudoricolor genome contains a region encoding:
- the trpD gene encoding anthranilate phosphoribosyltransferase — protein sequence MKEILNHLFEHKTLTKEQAREVLLNITGGRYNQSQISSFLTVYMMRSITVDELEGFRNALLDQCQRVDLDAYNPIDLCGTGGDGKDTFNISTLSSFVVAANGIPVAKHGNYGVSSSCGSSNVLEALGIRFTTDTDALERSIANYNICFLHAPLFHPAMKSVGAIRKDLAVKTFFNMLGPMVNPAFPKQQMVGVYSLELARMYSYLYQQQPEVNYSIIHTLDGYDEISLTSPFKVISDKKEVLLDAQLLGLPRLQQEQIKGGGTIESAAKIFIDVLKGEGTAAQTAVVAANAGMAIQCARPETSMMEAVAIAKETLESGKAYPLFNSLINDQKLVVA from the coding sequence ATGAAAGAAATACTGAATCACTTATTCGAACATAAAACGCTTACCAAAGAGCAGGCGCGGGAGGTGCTGCTTAATATTACAGGAGGCAGGTACAACCAAAGCCAGATCTCCAGTTTCCTGACGGTGTACATGATGCGAAGCATTACGGTAGATGAACTGGAGGGCTTCCGGAATGCGCTGCTCGACCAGTGCCAGCGCGTAGACCTGGATGCTTACAACCCTATCGACCTTTGCGGCACCGGTGGCGATGGCAAGGATACGTTTAACATCTCTACGCTGTCGTCTTTTGTGGTGGCGGCCAATGGTATTCCGGTTGCCAAGCATGGTAACTATGGCGTGTCGTCTTCGTGTGGCTCCTCTAATGTGCTCGAGGCACTGGGAATCAGGTTTACTACGGATACCGATGCGCTGGAGCGATCTATTGCCAATTATAACATTTGTTTCCTGCATGCGCCGCTTTTCCATCCGGCTATGAAAAGTGTGGGTGCTATCAGAAAAGACCTCGCGGTGAAGACGTTCTTTAACATGCTGGGCCCAATGGTGAACCCGGCTTTCCCGAAGCAGCAGATGGTAGGGGTTTATAGTCTGGAACTTGCCCGTATGTATAGTTACCTGTATCAGCAGCAGCCGGAAGTAAACTATAGCATCATTCATACCCTGGATGGCTACGACGAAATTTCCCTGACAAGCCCGTTCAAAGTGATCTCCGATAAAAAGGAAGTGCTGTTAGATGCCCAGTTGCTCGGGTTGCCACGGTTGCAGCAGGAGCAGATCAAAGGCGGCGGTACGATTGAAAGTGCAGCTAAAATATTTATAGATGTATTAAAAGGAGAGGGTACAGCTGCGCAAACAGCTGTAGTTGCCGCCAATGCCGGCATGGCTATTCAGTGCGCAAGACCAGAAACAAGCATGATGGAAGCTGTTGCTATAGCTAAAGAAACACTTGAATCAGGCAAAGCTTATCCCTTATTCAACAGTCTGATAAATGATCAGAAGTTAGTAGTAGCCTGA
- the trpC gene encoding indole-3-glycerol phosphate synthase TrpC, with amino-acid sequence MNILDEIIAHKYKEVADRKALYPVKLLEKSLYFETPCLSLERYLLRPDKSGIIAEIKRKSPSKGDINPYVSVERTSIGYMQAGASALSILTDTNYFGGKNEDLVTARKYNFCPILRKDFVMDEYQIVEAKSIGADAILLIAAALEPARLKELAAFARSFGLEVLLEVHNKQELDETLHESVTIVGVNNRNLKTFKTDVGLSFELAQYIPSGLTKVSESGLSQVQTLIELQQAGYNGFLIGETFMSDSRPERAAAAFIKELRQLQELKEQTA; translated from the coding sequence ATGAACATACTAGACGAAATCATAGCGCATAAATACAAAGAAGTAGCCGATCGCAAAGCACTATACCCGGTAAAATTGCTGGAGAAAAGCCTTTACTTCGAAACACCTTGCCTGTCGCTGGAGCGTTACTTGCTGCGCCCTGACAAGAGCGGTATCATTGCCGAGATCAAGCGTAAATCACCTTCCAAAGGCGACATCAATCCTTATGTTTCAGTTGAGCGCACTTCCATTGGCTACATGCAGGCGGGCGCTTCGGCTTTGTCTATCCTAACTGATACAAATTACTTTGGCGGCAAAAACGAAGACCTTGTAACGGCCCGTAAGTATAATTTCTGCCCGATCCTACGCAAGGATTTTGTAATGGACGAATACCAGATCGTGGAAGCAAAATCGATTGGTGCCGATGCTATACTGTTGATTGCGGCTGCTCTTGAACCTGCGCGACTGAAAGAACTGGCTGCCTTTGCCCGCTCATTCGGGTTGGAAGTGCTGCTGGAAGTACACAACAAACAGGAACTTGATGAAACGTTGCATGAATCTGTAACTATAGTTGGCGTGAACAACCGCAATCTGAAGACCTTTAAGACGGATGTAGGCTTATCCTTTGAACTGGCGCAATACATTCCGAGTGGCCTGACTAAAGTTTCAGAAAGTGGTCTGAGCCAGGTACAAACACTGATTGAGCTGCAACAGGCTGGTTACAACGGATTTTTGATCGGAGAGACCTTTATGAGCGATAGCCGCCCTGAGCGCGCCGCTGCTGCTTTTATAAAAGAACTTCGTCAGTTGCAGGAGCTTAAAGAGCAAACAGCATGA
- a CDS encoding phosphoribosylanthranilate isomerase, with product MKVKVCGMRDPENLKQIAALHPDYLGFIFYKGSKRNCAETITPEMLSDLPATIKKVGVFVNETTETIVSTARNYRLNVIQLHGVESPKQCQEIKDAGFEVIKVFSVDDRFVFENTLLYERSCDYFLFDTKGDAHGGNGIPFDWELMKNYLSPKPYFLSGGLNLENIKHLVKVRPKPFAIDVNSGFELEPGLKDVEKVRLLLEQLRVKS from the coding sequence ATGAAAGTAAAAGTATGCGGCATGCGCGATCCGGAGAACCTGAAGCAGATCGCAGCGCTTCATCCGGATTACCTGGGTTTCATTTTTTACAAAGGATCTAAGCGCAACTGTGCAGAAACTATAACTCCGGAAATGCTGTCCGATTTGCCCGCAACTATAAAAAAGGTCGGGGTTTTTGTGAATGAAACTACGGAAACTATAGTTTCAACCGCCCGCAACTATAGGCTGAATGTCATCCAACTGCACGGCGTAGAATCACCGAAGCAATGCCAGGAAATTAAAGATGCAGGATTTGAAGTAATAAAAGTTTTTTCTGTAGATGACCGTTTTGTATTTGAGAATACCCTGCTGTATGAAAGAAGCTGCGACTACTTCCTGTTCGATACCAAAGGCGATGCGCATGGCGGCAACGGCATTCCGTTCGATTGGGAACTTATGAAAAACTATTTGTCGCCCAAACCTTATTTTCTGAGTGGCGGCCTGAACCTGGAGAACATCAAGCACCTGGTTAAAGTGAGACCAAAGCCCTTTGCCATTGATGTAAATAGCGGGTTCGAGTTGGAGCCAGGACTGAAGGATGTTGAGAAAGTGAGGCTCCTGTTGGAGCAGTTGAGAGTTAAGAGTTAA
- the trpB gene encoding tryptophan synthase subunit beta, with amino-acid sequence MKYTVDENGFYGKFGGSYIPEMLYPNVEELRQNYLTIMQEPDFQEEMQTLLKDYVGRPTPLYFAKRLSEKYNTNIYLKREDLNHTGAHKINNTVGQVLMAKRLGKKRIIAETGAGQHGVATATVCALMGLECIVYMGEVDIQRQAPNVARMKMLGATVVPATSGSKTLKDATNEAIRDWINNPENTYYIIGSVVGPHPYPDMVARFQSIISEEIKTQLKQKTGNENPDYVVACVGGGSNAAGAFYHYLDTPEVKLVAVEAAGLGIDSGESAATSVLGREGIIHGSRTLLMQTEDGQVTEPYSISAGLDYPGVGPLHAHLHQSGRAIFESITDDEALQAVLELTRLEGIIPALESAHALAALSKIGAKPDEVVVVNLSGRGDKDLTTYLDRFELHGK; translated from the coding sequence ATGAAATATACAGTTGACGAAAATGGCTTCTATGGCAAATTTGGCGGATCGTACATCCCAGAAATGCTGTACCCGAATGTGGAAGAGCTGCGCCAGAATTACCTGACAATCATGCAGGAACCGGACTTCCAGGAAGAGATGCAAACTTTACTGAAAGATTATGTGGGTCGCCCGACGCCGCTCTACTTTGCCAAGCGACTTTCCGAAAAATATAACACCAACATTTACCTCAAACGCGAGGACCTGAACCATACCGGCGCACATAAGATCAACAATACGGTGGGCCAGGTACTGATGGCAAAACGCCTGGGCAAGAAACGCATTATTGCTGAGACCGGAGCTGGTCAGCATGGTGTGGCAACAGCTACCGTGTGCGCGCTGATGGGGCTGGAGTGTATCGTGTACATGGGTGAAGTAGATATTCAGCGACAGGCGCCTAATGTGGCGAGAATGAAAATGTTAGGTGCTACGGTAGTGCCTGCAACCAGTGGCAGCAAAACCCTGAAAGACGCCACCAACGAAGCCATCCGCGACTGGATCAACAACCCGGAAAATACCTATTACATCATCGGTTCGGTGGTTGGTCCGCATCCTTACCCCGACATGGTTGCCCGTTTTCAATCTATAATTTCTGAGGAAATAAAGACGCAGCTGAAACAGAAAACTGGGAATGAGAACCCGGATTACGTGGTGGCTTGTGTAGGCGGTGGCAGCAACGCAGCGGGCGCTTTTTATCATTACCTGGATACGCCGGAGGTAAAGCTGGTGGCAGTAGAAGCCGCTGGTCTGGGTATAGATTCAGGAGAGTCGGCCGCTACGTCGGTGCTGGGTCGTGAGGGCATTATACATGGCAGCCGCACTTTGCTTATGCAGACCGAAGACGGACAGGTGACCGAACCCTATTCCATTTCTGCGGGCCTGGATTACCCGGGAGTAGGACCGTTACATGCGCACCTGCATCAATCCGGACGCGCTATTTTTGAAAGCATAACCGACGATGAGGCCTTGCAGGCAGTGCTGGAACTAACAAGGTTGGAAGGCATCATTCCGGCTCTGGAAAGCGCGCACGCTTTAGCAGCCCTCAGCAAAATCGGTGCGAAGCCGGATGAAGTGGTGGTCGTGAACCTTTCCGGTCGCGGCGACAAAGATTTAACAACTTACTTAGACAGATTTGAGCTTCATGGAAAATAG
- the trpA gene encoding tryptophan synthase subunit alpha, which translates to MENRIKTLFRQKPQELLSVYFTAGYPNLEDTVPIILELEKNDVDLIEIGMPFSDPLADGPTIQQSSEIALRNGMTIPLLLEQLKDIRQQTQIPLVFMGYLNPVMQYGVERFCREASEIGIDGIILPDLPLADYVREYKCLFEQHNLSMVFLITPQTTEQRIREIDSHTNGFIYMVSSASVTGGTNGNAVANTDYFQRVRQMELRNPGIIGFGIHNRETFTEACNHASGAIIGSAFIKALTQGAAFSKTSSHLSSALNKKHDHTIAARYTC; encoded by the coding sequence ATGGAAAATAGAATCAAAACCCTTTTCAGACAAAAGCCACAGGAGCTGCTATCTGTTTACTTTACGGCTGGCTATCCGAATTTAGAAGATACGGTTCCGATCATCCTAGAGCTTGAGAAAAATGATGTGGATTTGATCGAGATCGGCATGCCTTTTTCTGATCCCTTAGCCGACGGACCAACTATACAGCAGAGCAGTGAAATTGCTTTGCGAAATGGCATGACTATTCCGTTGCTGCTTGAGCAGTTAAAGGATATCCGCCAGCAAACACAGATTCCGCTGGTATTTATGGGCTACCTGAACCCGGTGATGCAGTATGGCGTGGAACGATTTTGCAGAGAAGCCAGCGAGATTGGTATAGATGGCATCATTCTTCCTGATCTGCCACTGGCTGATTATGTGCGGGAATATAAATGCCTTTTCGAGCAACACAACCTGAGCATGGTTTTCCTGATAACGCCTCAAACGACAGAGCAGCGCATCCGGGAAATCGACAGCCACACCAATGGTTTTATATACATGGTTTCATCTGCATCGGTAACAGGTGGCACCAATGGTAACGCGGTAGCTAATACCGATTATTTTCAACGGGTAAGGCAGATGGAGCTTCGAAATCCGGGCATCATTGGCTTCGGCATACATAACCGCGAAACCTTTACCGAAGCCTGCAACCATGCAAGCGGAGCCATCATTGGCAGTGCCTTCATTAAAGCACTTACGCAGGGGGCAGCCTTCAGCAAAACATCCAGTCATTTATCCAGCGCATTAAACAAGAAGCATGATCATACAATTGCAGCAAGGTATACCTGCTGA
- a CDS encoding bifunctional 3-deoxy-7-phosphoheptulonate synthase/chorismate mutase gives MIIQLQQGIPAELKENILQQIKAVGFKGNEVLTQEGQYIVGIGKKDFDIRTIGQLPGVADIHRVSDEYKLISRKWKVEPTRIDLGDGVIIGEGQFSIMAGPCSIESEKQIELVVQHLVENNVKIMRGGVFKPRSSPYAFRGLGLEGLQLFHRICRENGIKIITEVMQVSQIEDMIDYVDVFQVGARNSQNFNLLDALGAAQKPVLLKRGISGTIEELLQAAEYIFSNGNEKIMLCERGIRSYENAYRNVLDLNAVPVLKAKTHLPVIVDPSHGIGLRDYVEEMSLAAVMAGADGVIYETHQKPEEAFSDGQQTVNFKESERLIRRMRQAYSLRESF, from the coding sequence ATGATCATACAATTGCAGCAAGGTATACCTGCTGAACTCAAAGAAAATATCCTGCAGCAAATAAAGGCTGTCGGTTTTAAAGGCAATGAAGTACTGACTCAGGAAGGCCAATATATCGTGGGCATCGGCAAGAAAGATTTCGATATCCGTACGATTGGCCAGTTGCCTGGCGTAGCCGACATTCACCGGGTGTCTGATGAGTATAAGCTGATTTCACGCAAGTGGAAAGTAGAGCCAACACGCATCGATCTGGGTGACGGTGTAATAATTGGAGAAGGGCAGTTCAGTATCATGGCCGGACCTTGTTCCATCGAAAGCGAAAAGCAGATTGAGCTGGTGGTGCAGCATTTAGTGGAGAATAATGTGAAGATCATGCGGGGCGGCGTGTTTAAACCGCGTAGCTCACCTTATGCTTTTCGTGGGCTTGGGTTAGAAGGTCTGCAGTTATTTCACCGCATCTGCCGCGAGAACGGGATCAAGATCATTACCGAAGTGATGCAGGTGTCCCAGATAGAGGACATGATCGACTATGTGGATGTTTTCCAGGTAGGGGCACGCAACAGCCAGAATTTTAATCTGCTGGATGCATTAGGTGCTGCACAGAAACCAGTACTGCTGAAACGTGGCATTTCCGGAACTATAGAAGAATTGCTGCAGGCCGCAGAATACATCTTCTCGAATGGAAACGAAAAGATCATGCTTTGTGAACGCGGAATCCGTTCTTATGAAAATGCTTACCGCAATGTGCTTGATCTGAATGCTGTACCCGTCCTGAAAGCCAAAACGCATTTACCAGTTATAGTTGACCCGTCGCATGGAATAGGTTTAAGAGATTATGTTGAAGAAATGTCGTTGGCAGCGGTAATGGCCGGGGCTGATGGCGTGATCTATGAAACGCACCAGAAGCCGGAAGAAGCTTTTTCAGATGGACAGCAGACAGTTAATTTCAAGGAGTCTGAAAGGTTGATCAGACGCATGCGACAAGCCTATAGTTTGCGGGAGAGTTTTTGA
- a CDS encoding S9 family peptidase produces MKKILILAGVFAVSMAQAQQRMTPELLWKLGRVSAETITPDGKSVIYGVTNINMEENGSERNLYAIPVTGGQPTQLTSTKGGESVVHIDKAGTIVYLHKGQLWQLTGGKGEPKQLTNFEGGLSNVRFSPDGKYVLFSREVEVKKMHSTDIYPKLKKSNAYVYDDLNYRHWDTWEDGKFQHVFFATYNEGKIGNPTDIMKGEPFDAPQMPFGGSEDMIWSPDSKAILYVSKKKFGKEYAVSTNTDIYRYDIASGKTTNFTDGNPGYDTNPAFSGDATKMAWLAMDEDGNEADQNELMVQDTKSGKKYNLTKDWDETINSFTWSKDGSKIWFVAPIKGTIQLYEIALPKNLDKFSAKNIRQVTKGQFDVNGIVGQSGNNLVVSRTDMNHAPELYRLYTKSGKLTQLTTVNNEVYSKLALSKVEPRVTKASDGKDLFSWIVYPPDFDPNKKYPTLLYCQGGPQSALTQSYSYRWNLQLIAAQGYIVVAPNRRGMPGHGDEWNRQISGDWGGQPIRDYLAAIDDVAKEAYVDKDRLGAVGASYGGYSVFMLAGVHDGRFKTFIAHDGLFDMRSWYGTTEEMFFANNELKGPYWDTKSPQSYKEFNPSEYVSKWNTPILIVQGGQDFRVGIEQGLQAFQLAQLKGIKSRLLYLPDENHWVLQPQNAIVWQSEFFKWLDETL; encoded by the coding sequence ATGAAAAAGATCTTGATACTGGCTGGTGTGTTTGCTGTAAGTATGGCGCAGGCACAACAGCGCATGACGCCTGAATTGCTCTGGAAACTGGGTCGGGTGTCGGCAGAAACTATAACGCCAGACGGTAAGTCGGTAATATATGGCGTAACCAACATAAACATGGAAGAGAATGGTAGCGAACGCAACCTATACGCTATTCCTGTAACTGGTGGACAGCCTACGCAACTTACTTCTACAAAAGGTGGCGAAAGCGTTGTGCATATCGATAAAGCCGGAACTATAGTTTACCTGCACAAAGGCCAGCTATGGCAGTTAACCGGTGGTAAAGGCGAGCCAAAACAACTGACTAATTTTGAAGGTGGTCTGAGCAATGTGCGTTTCTCTCCGGATGGAAAATATGTACTTTTCTCGCGCGAGGTGGAAGTGAAGAAAATGCACAGCACCGACATCTATCCAAAGCTGAAAAAATCAAACGCCTATGTATACGATGACCTGAACTACCGCCACTGGGATACCTGGGAAGATGGTAAGTTTCAGCACGTTTTCTTTGCGACCTACAACGAGGGCAAGATCGGCAACCCAACCGATATAATGAAGGGCGAGCCTTTTGATGCACCGCAGATGCCATTCGGTGGATCGGAAGATATGATCTGGAGCCCTGACAGCAAAGCCATATTGTATGTAAGCAAGAAGAAATTCGGTAAAGAATACGCTGTAAGCACCAACACCGATATTTACCGCTACGACATCGCATCAGGTAAAACAACAAACTTTACAGACGGCAACCCAGGCTACGATACCAATCCTGCTTTTTCGGGAGATGCCACAAAAATGGCGTGGCTGGCTATGGACGAAGATGGCAACGAAGCTGACCAGAATGAGCTGATGGTACAGGACACCAAATCCGGTAAAAAGTATAACCTGACCAAAGACTGGGACGAAACTATAAACTCGTTTACCTGGAGCAAGGATGGCAGCAAGATCTGGTTTGTAGCCCCTATTAAAGGAACTATACAACTATACGAAATTGCTCTTCCGAAAAACCTGGACAAGTTCTCGGCTAAAAACATCAGGCAGGTAACCAAAGGCCAGTTCGATGTGAACGGTATAGTAGGCCAATCAGGAAATAACCTGGTAGTATCACGTACCGACATGAATCATGCGCCGGAACTATACCGCTTATATACTAAATCCGGCAAGCTAACGCAGCTGACTACAGTAAACAACGAGGTTTACAGCAAACTGGCGCTCAGCAAAGTGGAACCACGTGTTACCAAAGCCAGTGATGGCAAAGACCTGTTCTCGTGGATAGTCTATCCGCCGGATTTCGATCCGAATAAAAAATACCCAACCTTGCTTTACTGCCAGGGTGGTCCGCAATCGGCTTTAACACAGTCTTATTCTTACCGTTGGAACCTGCAACTGATAGCAGCGCAAGGCTATATTGTTGTAGCTCCGAACAGACGTGGTATGCCAGGTCATGGTGACGAGTGGAACCGCCAGATCAGCGGCGACTGGGGCGGACAGCCTATCCGCGATTACCTTGCTGCCATTGACGACGTAGCCAAAGAAGCTTATGTAGATAAAGACAGACTGGGTGCAGTTGGCGCCAGCTATGGCGGTTACTCGGTGTTTATGTTGGCAGGCGTGCACGACGGGCGTTTCAAAACGTTCATCGCCCATGATGGTTTGTTTGATATGCGCAGCTGGTATGGCACGACAGAGGAAATGTTCTTTGCAAACAACGAGCTGAAAGGTCCTTACTGGGATACCAAATCGCCGCAGAGCTACAAAGAATTTAACCCAAGCGAATATGTCAGCAAATGGAATACACCGATCCTGATCGTACAGGGTGGCCAGGATTTCCGCGTTGGTATAGAGCAGGGCCTGCAGGCATTCCAGTTGGCGCAGCTGAAAGGCATTAAGAGCCGCTTGTTATATTTACCGGATGAGAACCACTGGGTACTGCAACCACAGAACGCAATTGTGTGGCAGAGTGAGTTCTTTAAATGGTTAGACGAAACGCTGTAA
- the hisH gene encoding imidazole glycerol phosphate synthase subunit HisH yields the protein MDLVIVDYKAGNVQSVQFALERLGVQATLSADAETIKAADKVIFPGVGQAASAMAQLKARNLDKLLPTLEQPFFGVCLGMQLLCQHSEEGDTDLLGIIPLPVKHFVTDLKVPHMGWNQLENLQTPLFKGLQEQEYAYYVHSYYVPLSEFTIAKTSYPEPFSAALNYKNFYAAQFHPEKSGAAGSQILKNFLAL from the coding sequence ATGGACTTAGTTATAGTTGATTACAAGGCCGGGAATGTGCAGTCGGTGCAGTTTGCGCTGGAGCGGCTGGGCGTGCAGGCTACCTTGAGTGCCGATGCAGAAACGATAAAAGCGGCTGATAAAGTGATCTTCCCGGGTGTGGGACAGGCAGCTTCGGCAATGGCACAACTGAAAGCCCGTAACCTGGATAAGCTACTGCCAACGCTTGAACAGCCCTTTTTTGGAGTTTGCCTGGGTATGCAGCTGCTTTGTCAGCACTCCGAAGAAGGCGATACTGATCTGTTGGGCATTATTCCGCTACCGGTAAAGCATTTCGTGACTGACCTAAAAGTACCGCACATGGGCTGGAACCAGCTGGAAAACCTGCAGACGCCGCTGTTTAAAGGATTGCAGGAGCAGGAGTATGCCTACTATGTGCACAGCTATTATGTGCCGCTTAGCGAGTTTACCATCGCCAAGACTTCTTACCCGGAGCCATTCTCGGCTGCGCTGAACTATAAAAACTTTTATGCCGCCCAGTTCCACCCCGAGAAAAGCGGAGCTGCTGGTTCACAGATCCTTAAAAACTTCCTTGCCTTATGA
- the hisA gene encoding 1-(5-phosphoribosyl)-5-[(5-phosphoribosylamino)methylideneamino]imidazole-4-carboxamide isomerase, translating into MMDIIPAIDLIGSQCVRLTEGDFTQQTTYDSNPLEVAKRFEASGIKRLHLVDLDGARARKPVNLDVLETIASNTGLTIDFGGGLQSDEAVQQAFDAGASQITAGSIAVREPETVKSWLLKYGPERIIIGADFKGTNIAISAWTEESKYSLQDFISGYVQTGAQLFICTDVSKDGKLQGPSTNTYRHLKLTLPEAEIIASGGVTTIADLEELQEIGVKGAIIGKAIYEGTISLKDLARFIC; encoded by the coding sequence ATGATGGATATCATCCCAGCTATAGACCTGATCGGCAGCCAGTGTGTGCGCCTGACCGAAGGTGATTTTACACAACAAACAACCTACGACAGCAACCCGCTGGAGGTAGCCAAACGCTTCGAAGCCAGCGGCATTAAGCGCCTGCATTTAGTTGACCTTGACGGAGCGCGTGCCCGGAAACCTGTAAACCTGGATGTGCTGGAAACTATAGCTTCTAATACTGGACTAACTATAGATTTTGGTGGTGGTCTGCAGTCGGATGAAGCGGTTCAACAGGCTTTTGATGCGGGTGCTTCGCAGATCACGGCCGGTAGTATAGCAGTGCGCGAACCGGAAACAGTTAAAAGCTGGCTGTTAAAATATGGCCCGGAGAGGATCATCATCGGAGCCGATTTTAAAGGCACCAACATTGCTATTTCTGCCTGGACAGAAGAGAGTAAGTACTCGCTGCAGGACTTTATTTCGGGCTATGTGCAAACAGGAGCGCAGTTGTTTATCTGCACTGACGTAAGCAAAGACGGCAAACTCCAAGGGCCATCTACCAACACGTACCGCCACCTGAAACTGACGTTGCCTGAAGCAGAGATTATTGCCAGTGGTGGCGTGACAACTATAGCCGACCTGGAGGAACTGCAGGAAATTGGAGTAAAAGGAGCCATTATCGGGAAAGCAATTTACGAAGGCACCATTTCATTAAAAGATTTAGCGCGATTTATATGTTAA
- the hisF gene encoding imidazole glycerol phosphate synthase subunit HisF, which translates to MLTKRIIPCLDIKDGRCVKGVQFENIRDAGDPVELAKWYAQQGADELVFLDITATNEGRKTFAELVRDIARHIDIPFTVGGGISAVADVEVLLQNGADKVSINSSAIKNPQLVAELARHFGSQCVTVAIDTKFTEATGWKVYTRAGTIETEHATIDWARKVVDMGAGEILLTSMNNDGTKAGFALDITKAVSEAVSVPVVASGGAGTMQHFAEAFKVANADAALAASLFHFRELEIPDLKRFLKAQGVDVRV; encoded by the coding sequence ATGTTAACAAAACGCATTATTCCCTGCCTGGACATTAAGGATGGCCGCTGTGTAAAAGGCGTGCAGTTCGAGAACATCCGGGATGCCGGCGACCCGGTAGAACTGGCTAAATGGTATGCCCAACAGGGTGCCGATGAGCTAGTATTTTTGGATATTACAGCCACCAACGAAGGTCGCAAAACCTTTGCCGAACTGGTGCGCGACATTGCCCGCCACATCGATATTCCGTTTACAGTGGGTGGCGGCATCAGTGCTGTAGCAGACGTAGAAGTACTATTACAGAACGGAGCAGACAAAGTTTCTATCAACTCATCAGCTATTAAAAATCCGCAACTGGTAGCAGAACTGGCAAGGCATTTCGGTAGCCAGTGCGTTACCGTTGCCATCGATACCAAGTTTACCGAAGCCACCGGCTGGAAAGTATACACCCGTGCCGGAACTATAGAAACCGAACACGCAACTATAGATTGGGCCAGAAAAGTAGTGGATATGGGAGCAGGAGAGATCTTACTGACCAGCATGAACAACGACGGTACTAAAGCAGGTTTTGCGCTGGATATTACCAAAGCAGTATCAGAAGCAGTATCTGTACCTGTTGTTGCCTCAGGTGGTGCCGGAACAATGCAGCACTTTGCAGAAGCTTTTAAGGTAGCTAATGCCGACGCCGCTTTAGCTGCCAGTTTGTTTCACTTCCGAGAACTGGAAATACCAGATTTAAAACGTTTCCTGAAAGCACAGGGCGTGGATGTGAGGGTTTAA
- the hisIE gene encoding bifunctional phosphoribosyl-AMP cyclohydrolase/phosphoribosyl-ATP diphosphatase HisIE: protein MLDFDKMGGLVPAIIQDEQTSQVLMLGYMNQEALDKTKQEGLVTFFSRSKNRLWTKGETSGNTLQVVTIVEDCDNDSLLIKVKPNGPTCHTGSTSCFGEETKAKRVKAIQFIAQLEEVIQQRKVNPVEGSYTNFLFDNGINKIAQKVGEEAVETVIDAVAGNTETMKGEAADLLYHLVVLLAASGLELADVVAVLQERHQKK from the coding sequence ATGTTAGATTTTGATAAAATGGGCGGATTGGTGCCTGCTATAATACAAGACGAGCAAACAAGCCAGGTGCTGATGCTGGGCTACATGAACCAGGAAGCACTGGACAAAACGAAACAGGAGGGACTGGTAACGTTCTTCTCCCGCTCCAAAAACCGCCTCTGGACCAAAGGCGAAACTTCCGGCAATACATTGCAGGTAGTAACTATAGTTGAAGACTGCGATAACGATTCGCTGCTCATAAAAGTAAAACCCAACGGCCCGACCTGCCATACCGGTAGCACAAGTTGCTTTGGAGAGGAAACTAAAGCCAAGAGAGTAAAAGCCATTCAGTTTATCGCGCAACTGGAGGAAGTGATCCAGCAACGAAAGGTTAATCCGGTAGAAGGTTCCTATACTAATTTCCTGTTTGATAATGGCATAAACAAAATAGCCCAGAAAGTAGGAGAGGAAGCCGTGGAAACTGTGATAGATGCCGTTGCCGGGAATACAGAAACGATGAAGGGCGAAGCTGCCGATCTGCTTTACCACCTTGTGGTGTTGCTGGCTGCATCCGGATTAGAACTGGCAGATGTGGTGGCTGTGCTTCAGGAGCGGCATCAGAAAAAATAA